One Callithrix jacchus isolate 240 chromosome 4, calJac240_pri, whole genome shotgun sequence genomic window, GCTCGCCTCCGTGGCTCTGACCGCCAGCTGCCCCaggtgcatctgtgtgtgtatatgtgcgtgcATGCACACATTTGGCAGACTGGTGGGGTCAGGGTATTCTGGGACCCCATCACTGACCATGGGCCTCCTCCCACCACAGGTCCTGCACATGTCAGAGCTCCTGCATCGCGGCCTGGGTGTGCACCATAGCGGCATCCTGCCCATCCTCAAGGAGATTGTGGAGATGCTCTTCAGCCGTGGCCTGGTCAAGGTGCACGTGGTGGTGGGAAAGGGCCTCCCCAGGGTGCTTGTTGTTCCCTTAGGGGCTTtccagagggcagagggcagaggtttAGGCAGGCCAGCGCTGTGCTTAAGAACTTGGGTTCTGGATCCAGACTACCCGGGTTTGAATCCCAACTCCGCCGTGCATTCACAGTTTCATCCTGGACAAATTATTCAGTCTTCCTGAACTTTAGGTTTCCCATCATAAAATGGGGATGTATAAGATATGAACACATAGGTCTCAGAAAAGAAACCCAGGAAGCTAGCAAGCATACAAAAAGTTATTAGTAATCAGAAATATGTAAATTGAAGTACTCAACAAAATATGACTTTACAGCTATTAGACTGGTAAAATTTAGGAAATGAGTGAATGCAGAGTGTTGCTAGAGATGTAGGAGACCCTAGGATTCTGGGAGTCCTTGTACAGGATTCCTAGCCAGCTTGGAGTGCACCCAGGCACTATTTAGGCAAAATAACAATATTTCTGACCCTATATTTCATTCCTGAGTAAAGAAATTCTCATGCTGTTCTGCGAGAACATGAACACCTTCTTTTGTTTGTGGTGGCAGAGTGTTGGTGGTACCAGGTGCCCTTCACTGGGAGAGAGGGAAGGTTAGTGTCGGGTTGCACCCATAGCGTTCAGCTGCAGTTGGAAGCAATGGGTTAGATGTGACATCTTAAAACACTAGGTGGAGGAAAAGAAGTAAGAAAACAATCAGGTATATAACCATCTTTTATATGAATTATAAAGTAGAGGATCACAAAAAAGACACGTTCTATAAGAACGTATTCACATAAAAAGATATTTGTTAGATACATTGGAATGATTACagttgggggtgggagtgggatatagggataaaggaaagaaatagaaataagtaGTCTCATaagtaaaatgaggaaaaaaatagcaCCTACCCTATAGATTTGCCTAGAGAGTTCAGTGAGGTCCCATAACTGGGATGGTGCCTTGTGTCTACAGAATAAGGTAGGCTTGCCCagggctgggtgtgtgtgtgtatgtgtgcagagCCTTTGCTGATCCTTTCTGTTCCTCTCTGTCCCAGGTCTTGTTTGCCACAGAGACCTTTGCCATGGGAGTAAACATGCCAGCTCGCACAGTAGTGTTTGACTCCATGCGCAAGCATGATGGCTCTACCTTCCGGGACCTGCTCCCTGGGGAGTATGTGCAGATGGCAGGCCGGGCAGGGCGGAGGGGCCTGGACCCCACAGGCACTGTTATCCTGCTCTGCAAGGGCCGAGTGCCCGAGATGGCAGACCTGCACCGCATGATGATGGTGAGTGGGCCAGCATCCTGGGCAGGGGCCCAGCTCCAGGACCTTGCTGGATTCCCTCTTCCATTCTCCtctcttctgacttctttttttttttggagacagagtctcactctgtcacctaggctggagtgcagtggcacaatcttggctcactgcaacctctgtctcccaggctcaagtgatcctctcacctcagcctcccaagtaactgggactccaggcacatcccaccatgccttgctaattttttttattttctattttttgtagagatgagattttgctatgtcacccaggttggtcttgaactcctgggctcaagtgatctgcctgcctcagcttcccaaagtgctgtgatgataggtgtgagccacagcacccagccttctctgacttttttgttttgcctgggaGAATTCAAGGTTGGAGTGAGCGAATCCAAGGATGAGATTGGAGCCTGtggcttccagttttttcccctgTGAATATGGAGTTAGATGTGGCCTTTGACAATCTATTTCAGTTTGCTCCCTTATGTTATAGAAGAGGTGAGCAAGTGGTTTGTCAAAGGCCCCATGCTTGCAGAACGAGTACCAGATCTGACCGGAGCAGGCCCAGTCCAGAAGACTGGCTGGGTGCACTAGGTCCCAGCCTGATCTACTGACTTCTCTGACCTGACTCCAGGGGAAGCCATCCCAGCTGCAGTCCCAGTTCCGCCTCACATACACTATGATCCTCAACTTGCTGCGGGTGGATGCCCTCAGGGTGGAGGACATGATGAAGAGGAGCTTCTCTGAGTTTCCCTCCCGCAAGGACAGCAAGGTAAAGAGCCTAGGGTACCGAGTCTGTGGAGCAGGAGGTTGGACAAAGCCAGGCTGGGAAGAGGTAGGCATCCAGAGGCCAGTGTGTTGAGGGTAGGGGGTGTGGCAGACTGGGCCTGGAGACTTCCCCTTTCGCAGcttctccctgcctccacccaAGGCCCATGAACAAGCCCTGGCTGAACTGACCAAGAGGCTGGGAGCTTTGGAGGAGCCTGATGTGACTGGCCAACTGCTTGACCTGCCTGAATATTACAGCTGGGGGGAGGAACTGACAGAGACCCAGCACATGATCCAGGTGAGCAACTGTGTGTTGAGGtgaaaggaaaagggaggaagaCATTGTGTCATTCTAGCTTTGGCTAAACTTAGCCTAAGTGTCTGTCCCCATGATGCCTCCTCCCATCTGTCCTTTGCGTGCATCCCTGCTCTTCAGCGGCACATCATGGAGTCTGTGAACGGGCTGAAGTCTCTCTCAGCAGGAAGGGTGGTGGTTGTGAAGAATCAGGAGCATCACAATGCATTGGGAGTGATCCTACAGGTGAGGGTGATGGGAATTTGGACCCCAGAGAGTGGGAGGGAGCAAGCCCTCTCTCCTTTTCCCTACTTGGCCAGGGGCAGGTTGCATCACAACAGGGCCCTCATTTTCCCCCCTTGCCCTCCTTTTcaccccttcccttcccatcaccaccacatcatgctcactccttcctcccactccctAAGAAGTCTGCTCTGATCACTTGACTTGGTCGCCCCTCCCTACTGGTGAGCTCTCCATGGTTGCTTCCTGATTCCTGCCCAAGGGTGGGTATCTATCTGGTCTCTTGATGTCTACTCCTCATGCCCCCCTCTCTCCTGGTCTCTGACCACCCCTAGGTCTCCTCGAACTCCACCAGCAGAGTATTCACAACCCTGGTCTTGTGTGATAAGCCCTTGTCCAAGGACCCACAGGACAGGGGGCCAGCCACTCCAGAGGTGCCCTATCCAGATGACCTCGTGGGATTCAAGCTGTTCCTGCCTGAAGGTGAGAGTGTGGCAGATGCCTGCTTTCTGCCAGCAGTGTAAGCAGGATGCCTGGGTCCATGGAAAGGTCTGCTCTGCTCTCTCCTTTTCACAGGGCGCTGTGACCACACCGTGATCAAGCTTCAGCCAGGAGATGTAGCTGCCATCACCACCAAGGTGCTCCGGGTGAATGGGGAGAAGATCTTGGAGGACTTCAGCAAGAGGCAGCAGCCAAAATTCAAGTCAGATGCTAAGAAGGCCCTTTAGCATTCGGGAGGGGCATGCAGAGTGGGTAGGGCAGTGGTCTGGGAGTTTCCCCCAGCCTGAGGGAGACCATGATGTGGGGGTTGTAGTAGGAAGGCTCCCACAGCCTGAGGGGGGCTTCTGTGGGAGAGAAGATCTTACTCCAGATCTTAAGATCTGCTCCCTCTTCAGGAAGGATCCTCCCCTTGCAGCCGTGACCACTGCTGTCCAGGAACTGCTGCGTCTGGCTCAGGCCCACCCAGCTGGACCCCCGACCCTCGACCCTGTCAATGACCTGCAGCTCAAAGATATGTCAGTTGTAGAGGGTGGGCTCCGAGCCCGGAAGCTGGAGGAGCTGATCCGGGGGGCTCAGTGTGTGCACAGCCCCCGTTTTCCTGCCCAGGTAGGACCTGGGTGCTAACTCCCAAGCTGGGAGTGGGGGCTTTTTCTCTCTGGTCCCCTGTAGACCAGCCACCCCCCTCTCAGCCCTTGTCCTCAGTGCACCCCTACTAAGGGGCAAGGAGAAGGCTGATGGGTGGCTCTCTGCAGTACCTAAAGCTGCGGGAGCGAAGGCAGATACAGAAGGAGATGGAGCGGCTGCGCTTCCTACTGTCGGATCAGTCACTGCTGCTGCTTCCCGAGTACCACCAGCGAGTAGAGGTGGATGGGGCAGTGGTTGGGGCagggggggctggggaggtggggacaGCAGGTTGTCCAACACCTACCCTTTTTCTTGCAGGTGCTCCGAACCCTGGGTTACGTGGATGAGGCGGGCACCGTGAAACTGGCAGGGCGGGTGGCTTGTGCCATGAGCAGCCATGAGTTGCTTCTCACTGAGCTCATGTTTGACAATGCACTAAGTACCCTGCGGCCTGAGGAGATTGCTGCCTTGCTTTCTGGCCTGGTCTGCCAGAGCCCTGGGGATGCTGGGGATCAGCTCCCAAACACCCTCAAGCAGGTAGGGGACACCAGCCCTTTCTCTCTGCCAGGGCTGTGGCATTCCCTTCCTCTACCCTCAGGTAGTCCCCCAGGTAACTCCCTCCAGCCCTGTAAGTGCCCCAAGGGTGGGAATGGCTGCCTCCTTGATCTGGTCCTTCTCTGTCCTGGAGCAGGAAGGTAGGCCTTAACCTCTTCTTCATCTCTGTAGGGAATAGAACGTGTCCGGGCTGTGGCCAAGCGGATTGGTGAGGTCCAGGTGGCTTGTGGCCTGAACCAGACGGTGGAGGAATTTGTTGGGGAGCTGAATTTTGGTCTGGTCGAGGTTGTGTATGAGTGGGCCCGGGGCATGGTGAGTTCCTGGGGTTTGGGATTTTGCAGATGGCTGGTTGAGGAAAGCCTGCCCAGGATGGGCACATCCAGTCCTCACCCTGCTTTCCCCACAGCCCTTCTCCGAGTTGGCAGGGCTCTCAGGGACTCCCGAGGGCCTCATTGTCCGCTGCATTCAGCGCCTGGCAGAGATGTGTCGCTCACTGCGGGGGGCTGCCCGCCTGGTAGGAGAGCCTGTCCTGGGTGCCAAGATGGAGACAGCGGCTACCCTGCTACGGCGGGACATTGTCTTTGCAGCCAGCCTTTACACCCAGTGAATGCCCCATGTAAAAATGTGATGATAAAACAGTAAAGCACTGTATGTACTTGAGTTGATGGGCAGGGATGACTCAGCTAAGAAGACATAGCTGGGGAACCTCTTAGAAATATGCTTTATTACCTGCACAGAGATATCACTGCCCCCCTCTAAAGTATCACTATTTGGGGGAGGGAGTCTTGGGGGGTGATGGGAGGTCCTGAGTCATGGCTTCCACATACCATATGGGCAGGAAGGCATAGGGTGCATCTCGGTGTACAGACACAGTGACTGGGCCGCCAGGCTCCCAAGAGAAGAGGTGAACAAGTCTGGGGGGCAGATGGAGGCATCAATTAAGGGCTGGAGGCTGGATCCTGGGATCCACAGGGGAGGAACAGAGCTGAATGCCTTACCTGGGGTCATCATGGACAACTGTGCTCTGGGCAAAGCTAAGGAAGGCAGCACAGAAGTTCATGCACACAGAGGGATTCCAGCCATCACGGTCATTCTGGAACAGGCAGAAGAGGAGGCATAAGACTGGCAGTTGGGGTGGtaggaggaggggaagacaggctgcTGCCCTGGACATTAGACCTGTGGTCTTGGTGTTTGGGGATACGATGGGAGCTACAACACCATTCCCTTACCCTAACATATTCAAACATCTCCATGGTAGGAAAGGTCTTGAGAGAAGAGACAAAACCTTCTGGGTTACGGAAGCCAGCAACAACATT contains:
- the SKIC2 gene encoding superkiller complex protein 2 isoform X2; translated protein: MMDTERLVLPPPDPLDLPLRAVELGCTGRWELLNLPGAPESTLPHGLPPCAPDLQQEAEQLFLSSPAWLPLHGVEHSARKWQRKTDPWSLLAVLGAPVASDLQAQRHPTTGQILGYKEVLLENTNLSATTSLSLRRPPGPASQSLWGNPTQYPFWPGGMDEPTLTDLSTWEEAEEEIDFEKDLLTVPPGFKKGMDFAPKDHLTPAPGLLSLSCLLEPLDLGGGDEDENEAVGQPEGPRGHAVSASPCSAPLARASSLEDLVLKEASTAVSTPEAPKPLPQEQWAIPVDATSPVGDFYRLIPQPAFQWAFEPDVFQKQAILHLERHDSVFVAAHTSAGKTVVAEYAIALAQKHMTRTIYTSPIKALSNQKFRDFRNTFGDVGLLTGDVQLHPEASCLIMTTEILRSMLYSGSDVIRDLEWVIFDEVHYINDAERGVVWEEVLIMLPDHVSIILLSATVPNALEFADWIGRLKRRQIYVISTVTRPVPLEHYLFTGNSPKTQGELFLLLDSRGAFHTKGYYAAVEAKKERMSKHAQTFGAKQPTHQGGPAQDRGVYLSLLASLRTRAQLPVVVFTFSRGRCDEQASGLTSLDLTTSSEKSEIHLFLQRCLARLRGSDRQLPQVLHMSELLHRGLGVHHSGILPILKEIVEMLFSRGLVKVLFATETFAMGVNMPARTVVFDSMRKHDGSTFRDLLPGEYVQMAGRAGRRGLDPTGTVILLCKGRVPEMADLHRMMMGKPSQLQSQFRLTYTMILNLLRVDALRVEDMMKRSFSEFPSRKDSKAHEQALAELTKRLGALEEPDVTGQLLDLPEYYSWGEELTETQHMIQRHIMESVNGLKSLSAGRVVVVKNQEHHNALGVILQVSSNSTSRVFTTLVLCDKPLSKDPQDRGPATPEVPYPDDLVGFKLFLPEGRCDHTVIKLQPGDVAAITTKVLRVNGEKILEDFSKRQQPKFKKDPPLAAVTTAVQELLRLAQAHPAGPPTLDPVNDLQLKDMSVVEGGLRARKLEELIRGAQCVHSPRFPAQYLKLRERRQIQKEMERLRFLLSDQSLLLLPEYHQRVEVLRTLGYVDEAGTVKLAGRVACAMSSHELLLTELMFDNALSTLRPEEIAALLSGLVCQSPGDAGDQLPNTLKQGIERVRAVAKRIGEVQVACGLNQTVEEFVGELNFGLVEVVYEWARGMPFSELAGLSGTPEGLIVRCIQRLAEMCRSLRGAARLVGEPVLGAKMETAATLLRRDIVFAASLYTQ
- the SKIC2 gene encoding superkiller complex protein 2 isoform X1 translates to MMDTERLVLPPPDPLDLPLRAVELGCTGRWELLNLPGAPESTLPHGLPPCAPDLQQEAEQLFLSSPAWLPLHGVEHSARKWQRKTDPWSLLAVLGAPVASDLQAQRHPTTGQILGYKEVLLENTNLSATTSLSLRRPPGPASQSLWGNPTQYPFWPGGMDEPTLTDLSTWEEAEEEIDFEKDLLTVPPGFKKGMDFAPKDHLTPAPGLLSLSCLLEPLDLGGGDEDENEAVGQPEGPRGHAVSASPCSAPLARASSLEDLVLKEASTAVSTPEAPKPLPQEQWAIPVDATSPVGDFYRLIPQPAFQWAFEPDVFQKQAILHLERHDSVFVAAHTSAGKTVVAEYAIALAQKHMTRTIYTSPIKALSNQKFRDFRNTFGDVGLLTGDVQLHPEASCLIMTTEILRSMLYSGSDVIRDLEWVIFDEVHYINDAERGVVWEEVLIMLPDHVSIILLSATVPNALEFADWIGRLKRRQIYVISTVTRPVPLEHYLFTGNSPKTQGELFLLLDSRGAFHTKGYYAAVEAKKERMSKHAQTFGAKQPTHQGGPAQDRGVYLSLLASLRTRAQLPVVVFTFSRGRCDEQASGLTSLDLTTSSEKSEIHLFLQRCLARLRGSDRQLPQVLHMSELLHRGLGVHHSGILPILKEIVEMLFSRGLVKVLFATETFAMGVNMPARTVVFDSMRKHDGSTFRDLLPGEYVQMAGRAGRRGLDPTGTVILLCKGRVPEMADLHRMMMGKPSQLQSQFRLTYTMILNLLRVDALRVEDMMKRSFSEFPSRKDSKAHEQALAELTKRLGALEEPDVTGQLLDLPEYYSWGEELTETQHMIQRHIMESVNGLKSLSAGRVVVVKNQEHHNALGVILQVSSNSTSRVFTTLVLCDKPLSKDPQDRGPATPEVPYPDDLVGFKLFLPEGRCDHTVIKLQPGDVAAITTKVLRVNGEKILEDFSKRQQPKFKKDPPLAAVTTAVQELLRLAQAHPAGPPTLDPVNDLQLKDMSVVEGGLRARKLEELIRGAQCVHSPRFPAQYLKLRERRQIQKEMERLRFLLSDQSLLLLPEYHQRVEVLRTLGYVDEAGTVKLAGRVACAMSSHELLLTELMFDNALSTLRPEEIAALLSGLVCQSPGDAGDQLPNTLKQGIERVRAVAKRIGEVQVACGLNQTVEEFVGELNFGLVEVVYEWARGMVSSWGLGFCRWLVEESLPRMGTSSPHPAFPTALLRVGRALRDSRGPHCPLHSAPGRDVSLTAGGCPPGRRACPGCQDGDSGYPATAGHCLCSQPLHPVNAPCKNVMIKQ